Genomic segment of Alkalidesulfovibrio alkalitolerans DSM 16529:
GGCCATCGCCGCGAATCTCGCGGCGGCCGCAGCCGAAGAGACCGACGAGGCCGTCGCCGAGGCCACAAGCGACCTCGAAGCAGCCCAGGAAGCCTACGCCGAGGCCCTGGCATCCGGGGATCCAGACGCCATTGCGGCGGCCGAGGCAGAGCTTGCGGCCGCCCAGGAAGCATACGATAGCGCCGTGTCATCGGCCACCGGCGTGACCACGGCCGACATCGCGGCCATGCGCGAGGCAGGCATGGGCTGGGGGCAAATCGCCCACGAACTGGGCGTGCACCCGAGCGTCATCGGCCTTGGCATCGCCAAGGAACGGGCCGCGAGCGCTCCTGGATTGGCGCGAGCCTCCGAGGCGGCGGCACATGGGGCGGCCTTCGGCAGGAGCGTGAGCGAAGCCGCGCGGAGCCGTGAAACCGCACGCGGCCGCGAAGCCGCCATGGGGCCGACGAGCCGCAACACGACCACGGGCAAATCCGATACGCCCGGCGCGCGCGGCGCATCTTCGAGTTCGTCGCGGGGCGCCTCCATGGGCATGTCCCAAGCCTCGGGCAAGGCTGTCGGAGGAGGCGTGGCAGGCGTCGGCGGCGGGATTGGAGGCGGGATTGGAGGCGGGGTTGGCGGCGGAGCCAGCGGCAAAGGCGGAGGCCCAGGTGGAGGCCGTGGCGGTGGTCCTGGCGGTGGCCAGGGTGGCGGCCAGGGTGGCGGCCAGGGCGGCGGCCAGGGTGGCGGCAGAAACTAGCCACAGCGCATCATCTCCGCAAATCTTGGGGCCGGGCGATAAGCACCGGCCCCTTCTTTCGCGCCGTCATCCACAGGTTGTCGCCCATGGCGGACGTGGTTCACGAAATCATTGCAACCTGTGGATATCTTGATATTATCACGCAAGAAACAATGCGTGCGCAAACCACGGCCGGCACGGGCCAAAGCGAGACAGACGGGCATGACCAGAGGGGAAGGCTGCGGGGATGCGATCCTGACCGACATCCTGCGTACCGTGGACGAACTGAACGGCCTGAAGGATGTAGACGCGATCCTCGAGGCGATCCTTCTGGAAGCGCGCAAACTGACCGGCGCCGACGCGGGCACGATCTTCGTCGTGCGCGACGGCCGTCTCGCCTTCGGCTACGTCAACAACGACACCCTCTTTCCGGAGGGCCGCGACGGCAGCGTGAGCCCCGAAGTCTACCAGAGCTACACGCTTCCCCTGGACGGCACTTCCTTGGTCGGCCACGTGGCGCTCACCGGACAGCCGCTGCTCATCGACGATGCCTACGCCCTCTCGCCCGATCTCCCCTACCGCTTCAACAAGAGCTTCGACGAGCAGACCGGCTACCGGACGCGCTCGCTCCTGACCCTGCCCATCAAATCGATCGACGGCCACCTCATGGGCGTGATGCAACTCATCAACGCGCGCGGCCCGGACGGGCTGCCCGCCCCCTTTGCACCCAGCCTGGCGGCCTATCTGCCCATCTTCGCCCAGCACGCGGCCGCGGCCATCGAACGCGGACGCATGACCCGCGAACTCGTGCTGCGCATGGTGCGCATGGCCGAACTGCGCGACCCCTCCGAAACCGGGGCGCACGTTCAGCGCGTGGGAGCCTATGCTGCCGAAATATACCACAGTTGGGCGCTGAAGCGAAAAGTGCCCCTGAAGACCATCAAGCGCCAGAAGGACCTCCTGCGCATCGCCGCCATGCTGCACGACGTGGGCAAGGTCGGCGTTTCGGACGCAATTCTCAAAAAGCCCGAGCGCCTCACGGGCGACGAATTCGCGACCATGCAGTGGCATACGGTGTATGGCGCGCGGCTTTTCGACACCTCGCTGGGCGACCTGGACGAATTGTGCCGCGACATCGCGCTTCGCCACCACGAACGGTGGGCGGGCGGAGGCTATCCTGGACAGATCGACGATCGTGGGGAGGACCCTCCCGACGGTGTACGGCTCGGCGAGGCGCTGACCGGCGAGGCGATCCCGCTCGCAGCACGCATCACTGCCCTGGCCGACGTCTACGACGCCCTCTCCTCGCGCCGGACCTACAAGAACCCCTGGCCCGAGGATCGCGTGCTCGATCTCATCCGCCGTGAATCGGGCCGCCACTTCGATCCAGAGGTGGTGGAAGCCTTCTTCGCCATCCAGGACATCATCCGCGCCATCCGGGCGCGCTATCCCGACCCCATGGACTGAATCGAGCCCTTGGGGCGCTGACCGGTCAAGCTACAGGAAGAATCCGATCACGTAACTTCCGGCCGTGTAGACGATGACGCCAGCCAGTCCCCACTTGATGACCTTGGCGGGCACGAACTTCTGGCAACGCGCGCCGAGGTACATGCCGACCATGCCGCCCACGCCGAACAAGAGTCCGAGCATCCAGTCCGGGGCCACGGACTGGGCCGGATAAAACGGCGCGATGATTTGATAAAAGGCCACGCCGAAGACCGAGGTGACGAAGGTGCCCATGAGCGCCGCACCGGCCACGGTGTAGATCGGCAGGCCGAAGACCGAGACGAAGAACGGCGCGATGATAGCCCCGCCGCCGATGCCGTAGACACCGCCGACGATCCCGACCACGAGGCTCAGGGCGAATATGCCCGGCGCCGAGACGTCAAAACGCTCACCATAGAATTCGTAGGAAACGCGGGAGAGGTTCCAGCCGAGCACGCGCACGGCCGGCAAAGGCTCGCGGCTTTGCGCCGCCTTCTTGCGGTGCGCGGTCACGAGCGCCTGGAAACGCTTCTCGGCCTCGGCCTTGCTGCCGGGCTTGGGATTAAGAAGGTCCCGGACCATGCGCACGCCGATGTACAGGAGCACGCACCCGGCGAAGAGCTTGAAGTGGCTCGGGTTCGGCAGCCACTGCACGCGGATGATCGCTCCGGCGAAGACGCCGGGCAGGGTGCCCAGCACCACCACCCAGGTCAGCGGCCAGACCATGCGGCCCTCGCGTATGTAGCGGTAGACCCCCGAGGGGATGGCCACGATGTTGAACAACTGGTTGGTGGCGCTGACCGAGGGATTGGTGTAGCCCAGGACCGACACCTGGAACGGCAGGAGCAGGAACGCCCCGGACACGCCGCCCATGGAGGTGAAGAAAGAGATGCCGAAAGCCACCAGGGGCGGCAGCCACGGCGAGACCTCGATACCCGCGACGGCAAAGTGCATGGCGTCCTCCGTTCGACATTGCCCGGCTGCGGGCCGGACCCCGCCCGCAGCGGTCCGACAGACAGCATGGCGGCGGGAAGGTGAGGCGCTGGAGTCCGGACTGCCGCTCTGACGCGCAGCGCGGACCCGTTGCCAAAAGTCACGAAAACACCTATTTTCGTGACAACGAAGATGTACGGCATTGGCCGTGAAAAGTCACGTGAAATTTTTCCCGTATCCGACGCACAGAGGCACCGATGACCAGTACCGGCACGAAACCGGCGGACGAGGACGGCGAGAACGGCGCGCGCAGCCTGGACACAGTGGGGCTTGCGGCCTTCGAGGCAGCCTTCAGGACTTGGGCAGGCCAGGCCGCGCCAGGCCGGGCGTCTTTGTCGCGACGACGGATGCTGGCCGTGTTCCTGCTGCTGCGGGCCACGGGCGCGCGGCTGGGCGAAGTGCTTGCGCTTAACGAGCGTAGTGACGTGGACTGTGTGGCTGGGGTCGTGCGCCTTGGGCGGCGGCAGATTCCCCTGCCACCCGAAGTCTGCGCCGAACTGAGCGGAATTGCGGCCCTGCCGGGAGCGAGCGAACTGGCCGGACGACTCTTGCAGCTCGATCAGGGTCAGGTGCGGCGCACATTTGCCGCGCGCGCCGCCGAGGCCGGGCTGCCCCGTTCCCTGGCGAGCCCCACGGTGCTTCGCCGCTCCAGGGCCGTAGAGATGCTCGGCGGCGGCGTGCCGCTGTCCGTGGTACAAAAGACCCTGGGACAGTCGAGCCCGAGCCTGACCGCCGCCTGGCACGACTATCCGGAAGACGACGCCAAGCGGCACGTGGAACGTTTCCTGGCCAAGGAGCGCCGCCGATCGAGCGCGCGCAACGCCTTCTACGGCCGCATCACGCGCATCGAACCTGGTGATGTGCAGGCCCTGGTCACGGTCGAGGCACTGGGCGGCCAGATCATCAGCGCCGTCATCACCATGGGCAGCCTCAGCGCGCTTGGACTTCGCGAAGGGAGCATGGTCACGGCCGAGGTCAAGGCTCCCTGGGTGCTCGTCGCGCCCGGCACGCCCGGCGAGGCAGATGTGACAGATGCGGCCACCTCGGCCGACAATTGCTTTCTGGGCGTGGTCCGCGACCTGACGCGCGGCGCGGTAACCACCGAGGTCGTGGTCGAACTGCCGGACGGGACCGCCATATGCGCGGTCGTGACCACACGAAGCGCGGACAGTCTGGGCCTGAAGACAGGTGCGTCGGCCACGGTCTGGTGCAGCGCCTTTTCCGTGATCCTCAACGCGGAGTGATATTGCCCGGAGCAGAAATCAGGCATTATTTTCGTGCGCCTGGTTGCCAGTACGGCCCGTCTTCGGCGGCCTCGGCGGCGAAGCCGAGGGAGTGCAAAGCCATTTACATTGCGCTCCCAGCAGCAAAAAACGGGGGACGGCTTGGCGGCCATCCCCCATTACTTTCCGAAATACGGCGGAATTCCGTCAGTACGGACGGCACGTCTGCCTGATGTCCACTCCCTTGACGATGAAAATCACACTCTCGGCGATGTTCGTGGCCAGATCGCCCACGCGTTCGAGGCAGCGGGCCTTGATGATCTTGTGCACGGCGCGCTCCACGGAGCGGCTCTCCTGGATCATGAAATCCAGGTAATGCTTGAGGATCTTCATGTTCAACGTGTCCGCGCCGGAATCCATCTCACAGACCCGGAGCGCCAGTTCTGTGTCGTTGGTGTTGTAGGCTTGGATGGCCATGTGCAGCATCTCGCGCACCTTGGCGGCCAGTTCCTCCATGAGGGGGTTATGCGGCAACACGGGGCGCTGACTGAGAAGCACAGCCCGCTCGGCGATGTTCACGGCCTGATCCCCGACGCGCTCGAGGTTCGCGGCCGTGTTGGCGCTGCCTAGGACGAAGCGCAGGTCGCGCGCCACTGGCTGCTCGCGGGCGAGGATGGAAAGGGTGATTTCGTCCACAATGCAGTGCAGGCGGTTGATCTCCACGTCACCTTCGATGACTTGCTCGGCGAGGTCGGAATCCCGCTCGGCGGCCGCTTTGAGGCCCAGATCGAGCGCCTTCTCGGCCAGAGAGGCCATTTCCAGGACATGCAGCCTGAGGCTGTCGAGTTCCTTTTCCAGATGCGTGCGTTCCATATCGCGATACTCCCAATCAGCCGAAGCGGCCGGTGATGTAGTCTTCTGTCTGCTTGTTTTTCGGCCGGGTGAACAGTGTCTCGGTCTTGTCCGTCTCGATCAGCCTGCCCATGTAGAAAAAGGCCGTCATGTCCGAGACGCGGGCCGCCTGCTGCATGGAGTGGGTGACGATGATGATCGTGTATTTCTTCTTCAGTTCGAAGATGAGTTCCTCGATCTTCTGGGTGGCGATGGGATCGAGCGCGGAGCACGGCTCGTCCATGAGCAGGATCTCCGGCTCCACGGCCATGGCCCGGGCGATGCACAGCCGTTGTTGCTGCCCGCCTGAAAGGCCCAGGGCCGAATCGTGGATGCGGTCCTTGACCTCGTCCCACAGCGCCGCGTTGCGCAGGCTCGATTCCACGCGCTCGACGATGAAGTTCTTGTCCTTCACGCCATTCACGCGCAGTCCGTAGGCCACGTTCTCGAAAACCGATTTTGGAAACGGATTGGGCTTTTGAAAGACCATGCCCACCCGCCGCCGCAGTTCGACCACGTCCACCTTGGGGTCGTAGACCTCCACGCCGTCCATGGTCAGCGAGCCCTCGACCCGGGTGCCGGGGATGAGGTCGTTCATGCGGTTCAGGCAACGAATGAACGTGCTCTTGCCGCAGCCCGAGGGGCCAATGAGCGAAGTCACGTTGTTGTCCTGGAACTTCAAGGTGATGTCGTCCAGGGCCATGAAGGAGCCGTAGTAGAAGTTCAGGTTCCTGGCTTCCATCTTGGTGCTTTGAGCCATGCGATCTCCTGTGGCGTCTCTTGCCGCTCGTCGCCCGCAAGGGCGCGCGGCGCAATCATCAATGGGTCATACCCCGTCGATTGTTACAATCTCGTTGCGCCTGGATAGCGGGATGCCGAAATAGAAGAGTGAACCGCGGTCCTCGCCCGGGACGGGACTGTTCACCCATATCCTGCCGCCGTGCCTCTCCACGATGTGCTTGGAGATGGCGAGCCCGAGCCCCGACGACCCCGGCGACTTGGCGTGGTGTCGCTCCACCCTGAAAAAACGCTCGAAAATGCGCTTCTGATCTTCCTTGGGCACGCCGGGGCCCTTGTCGGCGATGCCGAAAACCGCCAAGTCGCCGTCCATGTGGAACGTGGCCGTGACGTCCTCTCCGGAAGGACTGAAGCGGACGGCGTTCTCGATCAGGTTGCGGAAAACCTGGGTCAGCCGGTCGTAGTCAGCGACCACGAGCACCCCTTCGCGG
This window contains:
- a CDS encoding HD domain-containing phosphohydrolase — its product is MTRGEGCGDAILTDILRTVDELNGLKDVDAILEAILLEARKLTGADAGTIFVVRDGRLAFGYVNNDTLFPEGRDGSVSPEVYQSYTLPLDGTSLVGHVALTGQPLLIDDAYALSPDLPYRFNKSFDEQTGYRTRSLLTLPIKSIDGHLMGVMQLINARGPDGLPAPFAPSLAAYLPIFAQHAAAAIERGRMTRELVLRMVRMAELRDPSETGAHVQRVGAYAAEIYHSWALKRKVPLKTIKRQKDLLRIAAMLHDVGKVGVSDAILKKPERLTGDEFATMQWHTVYGARLFDTSLGDLDELCRDIALRHHERWAGGGYPGQIDDRGEDPPDGVRLGEALTGEAIPLAARITALADVYDALSSRRTYKNPWPEDRVLDLIRRESGRHFDPEVVEAFFAIQDIIRAIRARYPDPMD
- a CDS encoding sulfite exporter TauE/SafE family protein gives rise to the protein MHFAVAGIEVSPWLPPLVAFGISFFTSMGGVSGAFLLLPFQVSVLGYTNPSVSATNQLFNIVAIPSGVYRYIREGRMVWPLTWVVVLGTLPGVFAGAIIRVQWLPNPSHFKLFAGCVLLYIGVRMVRDLLNPKPGSKAEAEKRFQALVTAHRKKAAQSREPLPAVRVLGWNLSRVSYEFYGERFDVSAPGIFALSLVVGIVGGVYGIGGGAIIAPFFVSVFGLPIYTVAGAALMGTFVTSVFGVAFYQIIAPFYPAQSVAPDWMLGLLFGVGGMVGMYLGARCQKFVPAKVIKWGLAGVIVYTAGSYVIGFFL
- a CDS encoding TOBE domain-containing protein; this translates as MTSTGTKPADEDGENGARSLDTVGLAAFEAAFRTWAGQAAPGRASLSRRRMLAVFLLLRATGARLGEVLALNERSDVDCVAGVVRLGRRQIPLPPEVCAELSGIAALPGASELAGRLLQLDQGQVRRTFAARAAEAGLPRSLASPTVLRRSRAVEMLGGGVPLSVVQKTLGQSSPSLTAAWHDYPEDDAKRHVERFLAKERRRSSARNAFYGRITRIEPGDVQALVTVEALGGQIISAVITMGSLSALGLREGSMVTAEVKAPWVLVAPGTPGEADVTDAATSADNCFLGVVRDLTRGAVTTEVVVELPDGTAICAVVTTRSADSLGLKTGASATVWCSAFSVILNAE
- the phoU gene encoding phosphate signaling complex protein PhoU, with amino-acid sequence MERTHLEKELDSLRLHVLEMASLAEKALDLGLKAAAERDSDLAEQVIEGDVEINRLHCIVDEITLSILAREQPVARDLRFVLGSANTAANLERVGDQAVNIAERAVLLSQRPVLPHNPLMEELAAKVREMLHMAIQAYNTNDTELALRVCEMDSGADTLNMKILKHYLDFMIQESRSVERAVHKIIKARCLERVGDLATNIAESVIFIVKGVDIRQTCRPY
- the pstB gene encoding phosphate ABC transporter ATP-binding protein PstB, with translation MAQSTKMEARNLNFYYGSFMALDDITLKFQDNNVTSLIGPSGCGKSTFIRCLNRMNDLIPGTRVEGSLTMDGVEVYDPKVDVVELRRRVGMVFQKPNPFPKSVFENVAYGLRVNGVKDKNFIVERVESSLRNAALWDEVKDRIHDSALGLSGGQQQRLCIARAMAVEPEILLMDEPCSALDPIATQKIEELIFELKKKYTIIIVTHSMQQAARVSDMTAFFYMGRLIETDKTETLFTRPKNKQTEDYITGRFG